Proteins from a single region of Candidatus Binatia bacterium:
- the tsaE gene encoding tRNA (adenosine(37)-N6)-threonylcarbamoyltransferase complex ATPase subunit type 1 TsaE gives MDDRVTLATEDDFDAFAAAFSRRLHAGDVVALSGPLGSGKTAFVRAVVRSLHGADQSYSPTFTFWHHYDGSPPIDHIDLFRIDDPRESAELGLEEALDGGSIVLVEWWRNAPELVAERRYEIEIEGSGNEPRTISIRRLT, from the coding sequence ATGGACGACCGAGTAACCCTCGCGACCGAAGACGACTTCGATGCATTCGCCGCCGCGTTTTCGCGGCGCTTGCATGCCGGCGACGTCGTTGCGCTGTCCGGACCGCTCGGCTCCGGAAAGACCGCCTTCGTCCGGGCCGTCGTGCGTTCGCTCCACGGCGCCGATCAAAGCTACAGTCCCACCTTCACGTTTTGGCACCACTACGACGGGAGTCCGCCGATCGATCACATCGACCTCTTCCGCATCGACGATCCGCGCGAATCCGCGGAGCTCGGCCTCGAGGAAGCGCTCGACGGCGGCTCGATTGTCCTGGTGGAGTGGTGGCGCAACGCGCCCGAGCTCGTCGCCGAGCGCCGGTACGAAATCGAAATAGAAGGCTCCGGTAACGAACCGCGCACAATTTCCATTCGACGACTGACGTGA
- the yqeK gene encoding bis(5'-nucleosyl)-tetraphosphatase (symmetrical) YqeK: MSAHDPASFVNLLRRVREHLRQDDRYAHSVRVARSAGTLAQRHGVDASKARLAGLLHDLARLYSAAQLLDECEKRGFFIDDFERAHPVLLHARLGAALAWEQFGIDDPDVLSAIEKHTTAAGEMSPLDCVVYLADSLEPARKFAERPVLWRIALLDLEDAMRETLALAIRRHERKGLAPAPPTLAAAALFGAGSKPGELPEVQASAS; encoded by the coding sequence GTGAGCGCGCACGATCCCGCGTCGTTCGTGAACTTGCTGCGGCGCGTTCGCGAACATCTGCGCCAGGACGACCGCTACGCGCACAGTGTCCGTGTCGCGCGCAGCGCCGGCACGCTCGCGCAGCGTCACGGCGTCGACGCGTCCAAGGCGCGCCTGGCGGGACTGCTGCACGACCTCGCGCGCCTCTACTCGGCCGCGCAGCTGCTCGACGAGTGCGAGAAGCGCGGCTTCTTCATCGACGACTTCGAGCGCGCTCACCCCGTGTTGCTGCACGCGCGCCTCGGTGCCGCGCTAGCTTGGGAGCAATTCGGGATAGACGACCCCGACGTGCTCTCCGCGATCGAAAAACATACGACGGCGGCCGGCGAGATGTCGCCGCTGGATTGCGTCGTCTATCTCGCCGATTCGCTGGAGCCGGCCCGCAAGTTCGCCGAGCGGCCGGTGCTGTGGCGAATCGCCCTGCTCGATCTCGAAGACGCCATGCGCGAGACGCTGGCGCTCGCCATTCGGCGTCACGAGCGCAAGGGGCTCGCGCCGGCGCCGCCGACGCTCGCCGCGGCTGCCCTCTTCGGTGCGGGGTCCAAACCCGGCGAACTTCCGGAGGTGCAGGCATCCGCGAGTTGA
- the rimI gene encoding ribosomal protein S18-alanine N-acetyltransferase: MKMELERPAERPDHFSVAPMVTSDIAAVMRIERASFSAVWPSDAFYNELSTNKLAHYYVGRYQDRVVAYGGIWVILEDSHVTTLAVDPEFRGRRFGEVLLLRLIDEAIARGAAWMTLEVRESNAVAQRLYRKYGFTTVTMRTGYYSDDNESALIMWAGSLKSELYCNRLRVLRERFPSR; this comes from the coding sequence ATGAAAATGGAGCTCGAGCGGCCGGCGGAACGGCCCGACCACTTCTCCGTTGCACCGATGGTCACGTCGGACATCGCGGCCGTGATGCGCATCGAGCGCGCCTCATTTTCAGCGGTGTGGCCGTCGGACGCGTTCTACAACGAGCTGAGCACGAATAAGCTCGCACACTATTACGTCGGACGCTACCAGGACCGCGTCGTGGCGTACGGCGGCATTTGGGTAATTCTCGAAGATTCGCACGTCACGACGCTCGCCGTCGATCCCGAGTTTCGGGGGCGTCGCTTCGGCGAGGTGCTGCTGTTGCGGCTCATCGACGAGGCGATCGCACGCGGGGCGGCGTGGATGACGCTCGAGGTGCGCGAGAGCAACGCGGTCGCGCAACGCCTGTATCGTAAGTACGGGTTTACGACGGTAACGATGCGGACGGGCTATTACAGCGACGACAACGAGAGCGCGCTGATCATGTGGGCCGGCAGTCTGAAGAGCGAGCTCTACTGCAATCGCTTGCGCGTCTTGCGAGAACGATTCCCGTCGCGGTGA
- the tsaB gene encoding tRNA (adenosine(37)-N6)-threonylcarbamoyltransferase complex dimerization subunit type 1 TsaB, whose protein sequence is MNVLALDGALGAFSAAIARDGRIAASLSEPGNVALERGLAIVEATFGEARLKHGDIDRLAVGIGPGRFTGLRIAVAYAKALAAVWGCPLVPVLSFDILEYGSGFTRVLSVVEGRPGVISARYRAAEELRRASGRIADVLDALHPEGEVDVVGAPEDVLHALAERAIIVRSVEPLVTPAAAAAALAAGARSPAKSLHEVRADYGELPAVTKPRR, encoded by the coding sequence GTGAACGTTCTTGCCCTGGACGGTGCGCTGGGAGCCTTCTCGGCCGCGATCGCACGCGACGGCCGAATCGCCGCCTCGCTCAGCGAGCCCGGCAACGTCGCGCTCGAGCGAGGTCTCGCCATCGTTGAGGCCACGTTCGGAGAGGCGCGTTTGAAGCACGGCGACATCGATCGCCTGGCGGTCGGAATCGGACCCGGCCGCTTCACCGGCCTGCGCATCGCCGTCGCGTATGCCAAAGCGCTTGCGGCGGTCTGGGGCTGCCCGCTCGTACCGGTCCTGTCGTTCGACATCCTCGAGTACGGCAGCGGCTTCACGCGGGTCCTGTCCGTCGTCGAGGGACGCCCCGGCGTGATCTCCGCGCGCTATCGAGCAGCCGAAGAGTTGCGCCGTGCGTCGGGGCGGATTGCGGACGTGCTCGACGCGCTTCATCCTGAAGGGGAGGTGGACGTTGTGGGGGCGCCAGAGGACGTGCTCCACGCGCTCGCCGAACGCGCAATCATCGTGCGCTCCGTCGAACCGCTCGTGACGCCCGCCGCAGCGGCAGCCGCCCTGGCAGCCGGCGCGCGCTCGCCTGCGAAGAGCCTGCACGAGGTCCGCGCGGACTACGGCGAGCTGCCCGCCGTCACGAAGCCCCGCCGGTAG
- the rsfS gene encoding ribosome silencing factor — MIEVVRESALDKKGDAFTVLDVSGRTILADTFAIVSGRSKIQTRAIADAVIEAVRHDGFGVARVEGYADGSWILIDLGDVIVHVFTPEQRTFYNLERLWAPVVARQAQTS, encoded by the coding sequence TTGATCGAGGTCGTGCGCGAGAGCGCGCTCGACAAGAAGGGCGACGCGTTCACGGTGCTCGACGTGAGCGGCCGTACGATCCTGGCCGATACCTTCGCGATCGTCAGCGGCCGTTCCAAGATTCAGACGCGGGCCATCGCCGACGCCGTGATCGAGGCCGTGCGCCACGACGGCTTCGGGGTCGCCCGGGTCGAAGGATATGCGGATGGATCCTGGATTCTCATCGACCTCGGCGACGTGATCGTGCACGTGTTTACACCGGAGCAACGCACGTTCTACAACCTTGAGCGGTTATGGGCTCCCGTGGTTGCCCGGCAGGCACAAACGTCGTGA
- the gyrA gene encoding DNA gyrase subunit A, whose product MNNDIVAQVNVEDEMRESYLSYAMSVIASRALPDVRDGLKPVQRRILYAMREMGLDPSKQHRKCAGVIGEVLKSYHPHGDTSVYDALVRMAQDFTLRYPLVDGHGNFGSIDPDPPAAYRYTEARLARTALDVLADIDKETVPFVQNFDNQGVEPSVLPGRLPQLLVNGSSGIAVGMATNIPPHNLGEIADAIAALVDDPETTDDDLCNIVTGPDFPTGGTILGQEAIREAYKTGRGSITIRGKAEIIEERGKHKILITEIPYQVYKSRIVEAIAEAYAEKRIAGIARMDDESNRKGMRVVVELQRSATPKIVLNQLFKHTPLQATFGFNMLALVPVGKPRADGSVPIEPQVLSLKQLLEHFIAHREDVITRRTRYDLRKAEERAHLLEGYRIALDNIDEVIEIVRGSQTTDEAKERLSKRFELSDVQAQAIVDMRLRTLVGLERQKIEQEYAELIKTIAELQDILRSPRRIANIVKSEALDVKKRFGDERRTTIEPAEDEISIEQITPNIDVVVTYTVGGYIKRVTVDTFRTQSRGGRGVTGISNLKREDVVRNFFVTKTHDHVLFFTNMGRVYRLRGYEIPDTTRQARGTALVNLLTLPPGEQVSAVFPVDKFEGEKYLVMVTKNGVIKKTKLDQFANVRRNGLIAINLDPGDELLAVDLSNGSRDIILGSTRGMAVYFNEKDVRPMGRVARGVKAMTLDKGDTVVAMDVIEEDRREVLLVTSLAFGKRTPITDYRHTSRGGKGVKAFARQRDDIGQVLDQILVAPDDQILMITSGNQVIRLKVGDIRKTGRDAKGVRLQRLGGGDEVIAITNLGKQAKQITEITGEPQQTEL is encoded by the coding sequence TTGAACAACGACATCGTCGCACAGGTCAACGTCGAAGACGAAATGCGGGAGAGTTACCTCTCGTACGCAATGTCCGTTATCGCCTCGCGCGCGCTTCCGGACGTCCGCGACGGCCTCAAGCCCGTGCAGCGGCGGATCCTCTACGCGATGCGCGAGATGGGACTCGATCCCAGCAAGCAGCATCGTAAGTGCGCCGGCGTCATCGGCGAGGTGCTCAAGAGCTACCATCCCCACGGCGACACCTCCGTCTACGACGCGCTAGTGCGCATGGCGCAAGACTTCACCCTGCGCTACCCGCTGGTCGACGGTCACGGCAACTTCGGCTCGATCGACCCCGATCCGCCGGCAGCCTACCGCTACACCGAGGCGCGTTTGGCGCGCACCGCGCTCGACGTATTGGCGGACATCGACAAAGAAACGGTTCCGTTCGTTCAAAATTTCGACAACCAGGGCGTGGAGCCGAGCGTGCTCCCGGGCCGGCTTCCGCAGCTGCTCGTCAACGGATCGAGCGGAATCGCGGTGGGGATGGCCACGAACATTCCCCCGCACAATCTCGGTGAGATCGCGGACGCGATCGCGGCGCTGGTCGACGACCCTGAGACGACCGACGACGACCTGTGCAACATCGTTACCGGGCCGGACTTCCCGACCGGCGGCACGATCCTCGGCCAAGAGGCGATCCGCGAGGCCTACAAGACGGGGCGCGGCTCGATCACGATCCGCGGCAAGGCCGAGATCATCGAGGAACGCGGGAAACACAAGATCCTCATCACGGAGATCCCGTATCAGGTCTACAAGAGCCGCATCGTCGAAGCCATCGCGGAGGCTTACGCCGAGAAGCGCATCGCCGGAATCGCGCGCATGGACGACGAGTCGAACCGCAAGGGGATGCGCGTGGTCGTCGAGCTGCAGCGCAGCGCGACGCCCAAGATCGTCCTCAATCAGCTCTTCAAGCACACGCCGCTGCAGGCCACGTTCGGCTTCAACATGTTGGCGCTGGTGCCCGTGGGCAAACCGCGCGCCGACGGCTCGGTACCGATCGAGCCACAGGTGCTCTCGCTCAAGCAGCTGCTCGAGCATTTCATAGCGCACCGCGAGGACGTCATTACGCGGCGTACGCGCTACGATCTGCGTAAGGCCGAGGAGCGCGCGCACTTACTCGAGGGCTACCGCATCGCGCTCGACAACATCGACGAGGTTATCGAGATAGTCCGCGGCAGCCAGACGACCGACGAGGCCAAAGAGCGGCTGTCGAAGCGCTTCGAGCTCAGCGACGTGCAGGCGCAGGCGATCGTCGACATGCGTCTGCGGACGCTGGTCGGCCTCGAGCGCCAGAAAATCGAGCAAGAATATGCGGAGCTGATCAAGACGATCGCGGAACTTCAGGACATCCTGCGTAGCCCGCGGCGGATCGCGAATATCGTCAAGAGCGAGGCGCTCGACGTCAAGAAGCGCTTCGGCGACGAGCGGCGCACTACCATCGAGCCGGCGGAAGACGAGATTTCGATCGAGCAGATCACTCCGAACATCGACGTCGTGGTAACCTACACGGTCGGGGGCTACATCAAGCGCGTGACGGTCGACACGTTCCGCACGCAGAGTCGCGGCGGGCGCGGCGTTACCGGCATCTCCAATCTCAAGCGCGAGGACGTCGTCCGCAACTTCTTCGTGACGAAGACGCACGACCACGTGCTCTTCTTCACGAACATGGGCCGCGTCTACCGGCTTCGCGGCTACGAGATTCCCGACACGACGCGGCAAGCCCGCGGCACGGCGCTGGTGAACCTGCTGACGCTGCCGCCCGGCGAACAGGTCAGCGCGGTGTTCCCGGTGGACAAGTTCGAGGGAGAGAAATATCTGGTGATGGTCACCAAGAACGGCGTCATCAAGAAGACTAAGCTCGACCAGTTCGCCAACGTGCGCCGCAACGGCTTGATCGCGATCAACCTCGATCCGGGCGACGAGCTGCTCGCGGTGGATCTCTCGAACGGCTCGCGGGACATCATTCTCGGGTCAACGCGCGGCATGGCGGTGTACTTCAACGAGAAGGACGTCCGTCCGATGGGACGCGTCGCGCGCGGCGTCAAGGCGATGACGCTCGATAAGGGCGACACCGTCGTCGCGATGGACGTGATCGAAGAGGACCGCCGTGAAGTGCTGCTCGTCACGTCGCTCGCCTTCGGCAAGCGCACGCCGATCACGGACTACCGCCATACCTCGCGCGGCGGCAAGGGCGTGAAGGCCTTCGCGCGCCAGCGCGACGACATCGGCCAGGTACTCGATCAGATTCTCGTCGCTCCCGACGATCAGATCCTGATGATCACGTCCGGCAACCAGGTTATTCGCCTCAAGGTCGGCGACATTCGCAAGACGGGCCGCGACGCGAAGGGTGTCCGGCTCCAGCGGCTCGGCGGCGGCGACGAGGTCATCGCCATCACCAACCTCGGCAAACAAGCCAAGCAGATCACCGAGATCACGGGCGAGCCGCAACAAACCGAGTTATAG
- the selA gene encoding L-seryl-tRNA(Sec) selenium transferase, producing MKQRRWHLPSVQRVLEDAAVKRYQPVLGRANVRRAVETIFDRARASSTEPSCEAIVASVAGRLEELAAQALSPVINGSGIIVHTNLGRAPLAPEALDAVAQIVRGYSNLEYDLFGGERGSRYAHVSAMLNDVTGAQDSLVVNNCAAAVLLVLDTFAKGREVIVGRNQLIEIGGGFRIPEVLDRSGATLVEAGTTNRVYVEDFERALSPRTALLLRTHASNYRIEGFTHEAGARELVELGRRAVVVVVEDLGSGALVDLSEYGVERERTVQDALTDGVGLVTFSGDKLLGGPQAGIVAGRASLVARLRNNPLLRALRVDKMTLAALAATLQIYREGCARERIPILRMLAASVGDLRRRADAYVAALPGSVAIESSAYIGGGALPQQRIPSIAVAVSTEKPDLLAAKLRRGTPAIVTRIEEGRVLLDLRTIEPSEDNDVIAALAAK from the coding sequence GTGAAGCAGCGCCGGTGGCACCTGCCGTCGGTACAGCGCGTTCTCGAGGACGCTGCCGTTAAAAGATACCAGCCCGTTCTAGGGCGAGCGAACGTAAGGCGTGCGGTCGAGACGATCTTCGACCGCGCTCGTGCTTCCAGCACCGAACCTTCATGCGAAGCGATCGTGGCGTCGGTAGCGGGACGTTTGGAAGAGCTCGCCGCGCAAGCGCTATCGCCCGTCATCAACGGCTCCGGCATCATCGTCCACACGAATCTCGGGCGGGCGCCGCTGGCGCCGGAAGCGCTCGATGCCGTCGCGCAAATCGTGCGCGGCTATTCCAACCTCGAGTACGACCTCTTTGGAGGCGAGCGCGGCTCGCGCTACGCGCACGTCTCCGCCATGCTCAACGACGTGACCGGCGCGCAGGATTCACTCGTCGTCAACAACTGCGCCGCCGCAGTGCTGCTCGTGCTCGACACGTTCGCGAAGGGACGCGAGGTCATCGTGGGGCGGAACCAGCTTATCGAGATCGGCGGCGGCTTCCGCATTCCCGAGGTGTTGGACCGCAGCGGCGCGACTCTCGTCGAGGCTGGAACCACGAATCGCGTCTACGTCGAGGACTTCGAGCGCGCGCTCTCGCCCCGCACCGCTCTGTTGTTGCGCACGCACGCCTCCAACTATCGCATCGAGGGCTTCACGCACGAGGCGGGCGCGCGCGAGCTGGTCGAGCTCGGGCGCCGCGCCGTCGTCGTCGTCGTCGAGGATCTCGGCAGCGGTGCGCTCGTCGATCTTTCGGAGTATGGCGTCGAACGGGAGCGCACCGTGCAGGACGCGCTTACCGACGGAGTGGGGCTCGTCACGTTCTCGGGCGATAAGCTGCTCGGAGGGCCGCAGGCCGGGATCGTCGCCGGACGCGCGAGTCTCGTCGCGCGCCTGCGTAACAATCCGCTGCTGCGGGCGCTCCGCGTCGACAAGATGACGCTGGCGGCGCTCGCCGCGACGCTGCAGATCTATCGCGAAGGCTGCGCGCGCGAGCGCATTCCGATCTTGCGCATGCTGGCGGCGAGCGTCGGCGACCTTCGCCGGCGCGCGGATGCCTACGTCGCCGCGCTCCCCGGTTCGGTCGCAATCGAGAGCAGTGCCTACATCGGCGGCGGCGCGCTCCCGCAACAGCGCATTCCGTCGATCGCCGTGGCGGTCTCGACCGAAAAACCGGATCTCCTCGCCGCGAAACTTCGCCGTGGCACACCGGCCATCGTGACGCGCATCGAGGAAGGGCGAGTGCTGCTCGATCTGCGCACGATCGAGCCGTCCGAAGATAACGACGTGATCGCGGCGCTCGCGGCAAAATGA
- a CDS encoding opioid growth factor receptor-related protein, with translation MTGEGRRIVAFYEGSAPDDCGRFHEDVLRFDDERLEYVHNFIQWLFPLPERSGAQPTAPILDDAAIEAFHTRPQLRAALRRSLDRMLAFYGFAWSGERVEKSAAFPLRSGNWLQIGNHNHLRLTRMLRSLTLLGEREAALALFAVLSEIYDEQRRTESKRISERSYNFWMSAVKS, from the coding sequence ATGACCGGCGAGGGTCGGCGCATCGTCGCATTCTACGAAGGGAGCGCACCGGACGACTGCGGCCGCTTTCACGAGGATGTCTTGCGGTTCGACGACGAGCGGCTCGAGTACGTCCACAACTTCATACAGTGGCTCTTCCCGCTTCCGGAGCGCAGCGGAGCCCAGCCCACGGCGCCGATCCTCGACGATGCCGCGATCGAGGCGTTTCACACGCGGCCGCAGCTGCGCGCCGCGCTGCGCAGGTCGCTGGACCGCATGCTTGCGTTCTACGGCTTCGCATGGAGCGGCGAGCGCGTCGAGAAGAGCGCCGCCTTTCCGCTGCGCAGCGGCAATTGGCTGCAGATCGGAAATCACAACCACTTGCGCCTCACGCGCATGCTGCGCTCGCTCACCCTCTTAGGAGAAAGAGAGGCCGCGCTCGCGCTCTTCGCTGTTCTCTCCGAAATTTACGACGAGCAGCGCCGAACGGAGTCGAAACGAATCTCCGAACGCTCATACAACTTTTGGATGAGCGCCGTTAAGAGCTGA
- the mmsA gene encoding CoA-acylating methylmalonate-semialdehyde dehydrogenase, translating to MQLQIHDKATRQLLGEVSVARRAETDRAVASARGAFETWREVPVVERARLFFRYADALERRREDLALSVSRENGKTLADARAEVRRGIEAVEFACGMPSLMMGDALPDVARGIDSISVRQPLGVCVGITPFNFPAMIPLWMFPIAVAAGNTFVLKPSPQTPLTSELLHAIARECAFPDGVLEVVHGGADTSEALIEHPDVTAVSFVGSSNAARAVQERAVRAHKRVQALGGAKNFLIVMPDAANDATCDAVIASAFGGAGQRCLAGSVVVAIGDAGDALAPLLVKAAGALRLGRGVDESVQMGPVVSDDASARVRGYVERARRDGAVVLLEAGETPESGSFAAPVIFDRVDAGSELARDEIFGPVLAIVRAGSLDEAIAVANASRYGNASSIFTRDGGAARTFAVRIEVGMVGINVGIAAPMAFFPFGGVKDSIFGDLRCHGKDAVAFYTQQRVVISRWPA from the coding sequence ATGCAGCTGCAGATTCACGACAAAGCGACGCGCCAGCTGCTCGGCGAGGTCAGCGTCGCTCGGCGCGCCGAGACCGATCGCGCCGTCGCGAGCGCGCGCGGCGCGTTCGAGACGTGGCGCGAGGTGCCGGTCGTCGAGCGCGCGCGTCTCTTCTTCCGTTACGCCGACGCGTTGGAGCGGCGGCGCGAAGACCTGGCGCTCTCCGTGTCGCGCGAGAACGGTAAGACGCTCGCCGATGCGCGCGCGGAGGTGCGACGCGGAATCGAGGCCGTCGAGTTCGCCTGCGGCATGCCGTCGTTGATGATGGGCGACGCGCTGCCCGACGTCGCGCGCGGGATCGACTCGATCTCCGTGCGTCAACCGCTCGGCGTCTGCGTGGGGATCACGCCGTTCAACTTCCCCGCGATGATACCGCTGTGGATGTTCCCCATCGCGGTCGCCGCCGGGAACACGTTCGTCCTCAAGCCCTCGCCGCAGACGCCGCTCACGTCGGAGCTGCTGCACGCGATCGCGCGCGAATGCGCGTTTCCGGACGGGGTGCTCGAGGTCGTGCACGGCGGCGCGGACACGTCGGAGGCGTTGATCGAGCATCCCGACGTGACGGCCGTGTCGTTCGTCGGCTCGTCGAACGCCGCGCGGGCCGTGCAAGAGCGCGCCGTGCGCGCGCACAAACGCGTGCAGGCGCTGGGCGGGGCGAAGAACTTCTTGATCGTCATGCCGGATGCCGCGAACGACGCGACGTGCGACGCCGTCATCGCCTCGGCGTTCGGCGGCGCGGGCCAGCGCTGTCTGGCGGGCTCGGTCGTCGTGGCCATCGGCGACGCCGGCGACGCGCTCGCGCCGCTGCTGGTAAAGGCGGCGGGCGCGCTGCGCCTCGGTCGCGGCGTGGACGAAAGCGTGCAGATGGGGCCGGTCGTCAGCGACGACGCGAGCGCGCGCGTGCGCGGGTACGTCGAGCGCGCGCGGCGCGACGGCGCGGTGGTGCTGCTCGAGGCGGGCGAAACGCCGGAGAGCGGCTCGTTCGCGGCTCCGGTGATCTTCGACCGCGTCGACGCGGGCAGCGAGCTCGCGCGCGACGAGATCTTCGGGCCCGTCCTCGCGATCGTGCGCGCCGGCTCGCTCGACGAGGCAATCGCCGTCGCCAACGCGTCGCGCTACGGCAACGCGTCGTCGATCTTCACGCGCGACGGAGGCGCGGCGCGAACCTTCGCGGTGCGCATCGAGGTCGGCATGGTCGGGATCAACGTCGGGATTGCCGCGCCAATGGCGTTCTTCCCGTTCGGCGGCGTCAAGGACTCGATCTTCGGCGACCTGCGCTGCCACGGAAAGGACGCCGTCGCGTTTTACACGCAACAGCGCGTCGTGATCAGCCGCTGGCCCGCCTGA
- the trxA gene encoding thioredoxin, whose amino-acid sequence MSALPDVTQANFDSEVLKSQQPVLVDFWAPWCGPCRMLSPIVEKVAAANSGKAKFVKLNTDENPSLAGQYQVSGIPCLILFKDGQPVDRIVGYVPENTVTSMLSKHVA is encoded by the coding sequence ATGAGCGCATTACCCGACGTCACGCAAGCCAACTTTGACTCCGAGGTTCTGAAGAGCCAGCAGCCGGTGCTGGTCGATTTTTGGGCTCCGTGGTGCGGGCCGTGCCGCATGTTGAGCCCGATTGTCGAGAAAGTCGCAGCCGCCAACAGCGGCAAGGCGAAGTTCGTCAAGCTGAACACCGACGAGAATCCGAGCCTTGCGGGGCAGTATCAAGTCTCCGGAATCCCGTGCTTGATTCTCTTCAAGGACGGTCAGCCGGTCGATCGTATCGTCGGCTACGTACCCGAGAACACCGTGACGTCGATGCTCAGCAAACACGTGGCGTAG
- a CDS encoding aminotransferase class III-fold pyridoxal phosphate-dependent enzyme — MKPSTLVARDIAAMHERYVLTPWVAQAGRKTPVIVRGEGSYLYDEAGRRYLDFSAGLVAVNLGHAHPAMAKAIAEQAQRVAYVAPSLANDRRAELACAIVEIAPWDEGGRVFFTAGGGEANEDAIKFARVLTERHKVLTAYRSFHGSAPGAGTLTGENRRWPNEPGLPGVVRFFAPFPYRSPFHTRDAREETQRAIAHLEAIVDYEGGDRIAALLIEPVVGANGVIVYPGDYLARVRDLCDRHGILLIFDEVMTGFGRTGEAFAAQRFGVTPDILTFAKGVTSAYVPLGGVAVRESLARHFDSHPLPSGHTFSGHPLAMAAGVAALHAYRDERLFERAREIEGWLRERFDRLASRHAVVGEARGLGAFFGVELVSDRETRAPLVAWQGTQSLGAFFNDLLAHGLYVYGRYNVAIVSPPLTVTPEELDEGFEILDAALTRLEN, encoded by the coding sequence ATGAAGCCCTCGACCCTGGTCGCCCGCGACATCGCGGCCATGCACGAGCGCTACGTCCTGACGCCGTGGGTGGCGCAGGCGGGTCGCAAGACGCCCGTCATCGTGCGCGGCGAAGGCTCGTACCTCTACGACGAGGCGGGAAGGCGGTATTTGGACTTCTCCGCCGGGCTCGTCGCAGTCAACCTCGGCCACGCGCATCCCGCAATGGCGAAGGCGATCGCCGAACAGGCCCAGCGCGTTGCATACGTCGCGCCGAGCCTGGCCAACGATCGGCGGGCGGAGCTCGCCTGCGCGATCGTCGAGATCGCGCCGTGGGACGAGGGCGGACGCGTCTTTTTCACTGCCGGAGGCGGGGAGGCCAACGAGGACGCGATCAAGTTCGCGCGCGTTTTGACCGAGCGCCACAAGGTACTCACCGCGTACCGCTCGTTTCACGGCTCGGCGCCCGGCGCCGGAACGCTGACCGGCGAGAATCGTCGGTGGCCGAACGAGCCCGGACTCCCCGGCGTCGTGCGCTTCTTCGCGCCGTTTCCATACCGAAGTCCGTTTCACACGCGCGACGCGCGCGAAGAAACGCAACGCGCGATCGCGCATCTCGAGGCCATCGTCGACTACGAAGGCGGCGACCGCATCGCGGCGCTCCTCATCGAGCCCGTCGTCGGCGCAAACGGCGTCATCGTGTATCCCGGCGACTATCTGGCGCGCGTTCGGGACTTGTGCGACCGCCACGGAATCCTGCTGATCTTCGACGAGGTCATGACCGGCTTCGGCCGCACGGGGGAGGCCTTCGCGGCGCAACGCTTTGGTGTGACGCCCGACATACTCACGTTCGCCAAGGGCGTCACGTCGGCGTACGTTCCGCTCGGGGGCGTTGCCGTGCGCGAGTCGCTCGCGCGCCACTTTGACTCGCATCCGCTGCCGAGCGGACACACGTTCAGCGGACATCCTCTGGCAATGGCGGCCGGGGTTGCCGCGCTGCACGCGTACCGCGACGAGCGGCTGTTCGAGCGGGCCCGCGAGATCGAGGGTTGGCTGCGCGAGCGCTTCGATCGGCTGGCGAGCCGTCACGCCGTCGTCGGCGAGGCCCGCGGCCTCGGCGCCTTCTTCGGCGTAGAGCTCGTCTCGGATCGCGAGACGCGCGCGCCGCTCGTCGCGTGGCAAGGAACGCAGTCGCTCGGCGCGTTCTTCAACGACCTGCTCGCGCACGGTCTGTACGTGTACGGCCGCTACAACGTCGCGATCGTCTCGCCGCCGCTCACGGTTACGCCCGAGGAGCTGGACGAAGGGTTCGAGATCCTCGACGCGGCCCTGACGCGTCTGGAGAACTGA